From a region of the Flavobacterium branchiarum genome:
- a CDS encoding helix-turn-helix transcriptional regulator, with amino-acid sequence MNPQKIIEQLNEIKMMITKGNQFQKEIFTIKDLMNYTGFSDSTIHKLSAKKLIPHNKPTNGALFFDRVEIVEWIRKHKVYSDEEVLSKFSKQLKK; translated from the coding sequence ATGAACCCACAAAAAATTATTGAACAGTTAAATGAAATTAAAATGATGATTACAAAAGGTAATCAGTTCCAAAAAGAGATTTTCACTATTAAAGATCTCATGAACTATACAGGCTTTTCAGATAGTACGATTCACAAATTATCTGCTAAAAAATTAATCCCTCATAACAAGCCTACCAACGGAGCTTTATTCTTCGATCGAGTTGAAATAGTTGAATGGATTAGAAAGCACAAAGTCTATTCAGATGAGGAAGTTTTGTCTAAATTTTCCAAGCAGTTAAAAAAATAA
- the mce gene encoding methylmalonyl-CoA epimerase yields MNKIEHIGIAVKDIEVSNLLFEKLFGVPAYKSEAVESEGVITSFFQTGPNKIELLAATSPDSPIAKFLEKKGEGIHHIAFDVLDIVAEVERLKSEGFVVLNEIPKKGADNKLVVFLHPKSTNGVLIELCQEIK; encoded by the coding sequence ATGAATAAAATTGAACATATAGGAATTGCGGTAAAAGATATAGAGGTTTCGAATCTTTTGTTTGAAAAGCTTTTTGGAGTTCCTGCTTACAAATCTGAAGCGGTAGAAAGCGAAGGGGTTATTACTTCTTTTTTTCAAACAGGACCTAATAAAATAGAGCTTCTTGCGGCAACCAGCCCAGATAGCCCTATTGCTAAGTTTCTTGAAAAAAAAGGAGAAGGGATTCATCATATCGCATTTGATGTTTTAGACATCGTTGCTGAGGTGGAACGCTTAAAAAGTGAAGGTTTTGTGGTTTTAAACGAAATTCCGAAAAAAGGAGCCGATAATAAACTCGTTGTTTTCTTGCATCCCAAAAGCACAAATGGTGTTTTGATCGAGTTATGTCAAGAAATTAAATAA
- a CDS encoding primase-helicase family protein, whose amino-acid sequence MKEKYLRIGTSYFKKSLYPLSSGDFVEILVIWSPELIRQDHGKNALSEIERYDGFICIPENRPELFLKRIQDYYNTYHQISKSPCEGEIENTLSFLSHIFGEQLELGIDYLQMIYLKPTQILPILCLVSKERNTGKSTFLKWLKEIFEYNLTFLTNSDFTSNFNADWSSKLLICIDEVLFKTDELTERIKYLSTTNTHKTEAKGKDKKEASFFGKFILCSNNETSFIKIDADEIRFWVIKVNKFQKEDVDILQKLTDEIPAFLHFLINRKLSTENQSRMWFTPDQIKTKALLKLVRHNSNQIERELVNVLLNTMESLDIENLDFSFSDLLNILNKFKIKYDAVEIKNIIRKNWKLEQAKNSNQYQKVSITNDLDFYQNSTKGRYYSITKDFLSDYNDELMTM is encoded by the coding sequence ATGAAAGAGAAATATTTACGAATAGGAACTTCCTATTTTAAGAAATCCCTGTACCCTTTATCTTCGGGTGATTTCGTAGAAATTTTGGTTATATGGTCTCCAGAATTGATTAGGCAAGATCATGGTAAAAATGCTCTTTCAGAAATTGAAAGATATGATGGTTTCATTTGTATTCCTGAGAACCGCCCTGAATTATTTTTAAAAAGAATTCAGGATTATTATAATACTTATCATCAAATAAGTAAATCGCCTTGCGAAGGAGAAATAGAAAATACCCTTAGTTTTTTATCCCATATTTTTGGAGAGCAATTAGAATTAGGCATTGATTATCTACAAATGATATATTTAAAACCAACTCAAATTCTTCCAATTTTATGTTTAGTTAGTAAGGAACGCAATACTGGTAAGTCTACTTTCTTAAAGTGGCTTAAAGAAATATTTGAATACAACCTCACTTTTCTGACCAATAGTGATTTCACTTCAAATTTTAACGCTGATTGGAGTTCTAAACTTTTAATTTGTATTGATGAAGTACTTTTTAAGACTGATGAACTAACCGAGCGAATAAAATACTTATCTACAACTAACACACATAAAACAGAAGCAAAAGGAAAAGATAAAAAGGAAGCATCATTTTTTGGGAAATTTATTTTGTGTTCAAACAACGAAACCTCATTTATTAAAATTGATGCGGACGAAATCCGTTTTTGGGTAATAAAGGTTAATAAATTTCAAAAAGAGGATGTTGATATTTTACAAAAACTAACCGATGAAATTCCAGCATTTTTACATTTTTTAATCAATAGAAAACTATCTACTGAAAATCAATCACGAATGTGGTTTACTCCAGATCAAATTAAAACAAAAGCTTTGTTAAAATTAGTAAGGCATAATTCAAATCAAATTGAAAGGGAATTGGTTAATGTTTTATTGAATACAATGGAAAGTTTGGATATCGAAAATTTAGATTTTAGTTTCTCGGACTTATTGAATATTTTAAACAAGTTTAAGATTAAATATGACGCTGTTGAAATAAAAAATATTATACGTAAAAATTGGAAGTTAGAGCAAGCAAAAAATTCAAACCAGTATCAAAAAGTAAGCATCACAAACGACCTTGATTTTTATCAAAACTCAACAAAAGGTCGTTATTATTCGATCACTAAAGATTTTTTATCTGATTATAATGATGAATTGATGACAATGTAG
- a CDS encoding nitrilase family protein yields MKIALIQSVLFWESPERNRNHFEHIINGIKETVDLIVMPEMFSTGFTMNPSGVAETMQGETVLWMQSLAKAKKTAITGSLVIEDNGNFYNRLLFVFPSGELQHYDKRHLFTLAGEDKVYTKGTQKLIVDYLGWKICPLICYDLRFPVFSRNTESYDLVLYVANWPKVRTNAWDTLLKARAIENVCYSIGVNRVGFDEHQYEHNGHSQAIDFLGEYLISPQETEGVFIVTLDKQKMYETRKKLDFLNDKDSFVIEGL; encoded by the coding sequence ATGAAAATAGCACTAATTCAATCTGTCCTTTTTTGGGAGAGTCCCGAGAGAAATCGAAATCATTTTGAGCACATAATCAATGGAATAAAAGAAACTGTTGATTTAATTGTAATGCCTGAAATGTTTTCTACGGGATTTACTATGAATCCTTCTGGCGTTGCAGAAACGATGCAAGGAGAAACCGTTTTGTGGATGCAATCATTAGCCAAAGCCAAAAAAACTGCAATTACTGGAAGTTTAGTAATTGAAGATAATGGTAATTTTTATAACAGATTGTTATTTGTTTTTCCTTCCGGAGAATTGCAACATTATGATAAGCGTCATTTGTTTACCTTGGCTGGTGAGGATAAAGTGTATACCAAAGGAACACAGAAATTAATCGTAGATTATCTGGGTTGGAAGATTTGTCCGCTTATTTGCTATGATCTTAGGTTTCCTGTTTTTTCTAGAAATACAGAGTCCTACGATTTAGTTTTGTATGTAGCCAATTGGCCTAAAGTACGCACTAATGCATGGGATACATTGTTAAAAGCGCGTGCTATCGAAAACGTATGTTATTCGATAGGAGTAAATAGAGTGGGGTTTGATGAGCATCAATATGAGCACAATGGGCATTCACAAGCCATCGATTTTCTTGGGGAGTATTTAATAAGTCCTCAAGAAACAGAAGGTGTTTTTATTGTCACATTAGACAAGCAAAAAATGTATGAAACTAGAAAGAAACTTGATTTTCTAAATGACAAGGATAGTTTTGTAATCGAAGGATTATAA
- a CDS encoding Ig-like domain-containing protein, with translation MLKSNSKYIFFLLTLLLASCAKRGSITGGLKDTLAPVLVSSFPKNFSTEFKGNTIKLTFDEYVKLKNTNKQLIISPPMKNEPIITPTSASKFINIKIIDTLQPNTTYSFNFGQSITDNNEGNPYNQFKYIFSTGSYIDSLALGGKIKDAYNKEADSFVSVMLYEINDTFNDSVVYKENPRYITNTLDSLKTFRLENLKAGKYLLVALKDKGNNNKFNPKDDKIGFIKHPITIPNDTIYELELFKETLPLKTYKPAQVSGNRLIVGYDGKQDFKNLRPKITLKNNGEIIPSIVTQFPKKDSLQVWYKPLKADSLSMEISRGSYNKKYTFKVKDQKKDTLNITALQSGTLHFRDRFTLESATPLVRFDESKIKLINKDSTAVPYKIEYDDLNQKLFFDFKKEPSEKYSFTFLPGALNDFYEKTNDTLKYVLSTKTTADYGNLTLDLQNVKRFPIIIELTDKKGEKILASDYSEGKTKFEFNLLEPNDFTLRVIYDDNKNKQYDPGNFLEKRYAEEVNYYQKEIKDVRANWDSTHIFDLSIPYNPDLEKQEENKKKAADKKK, from the coding sequence ATGTTGAAAAGCAACTCTAAATATATTTTCTTTTTATTAACCTTACTTCTGGCAAGTTGCGCTAAACGCGGCAGTATAACTGGCGGATTAAAAGACACCCTCGCTCCTGTTTTAGTATCTAGTTTTCCTAAAAATTTCAGCACAGAATTTAAAGGGAATACTATAAAGCTGACTTTTGATGAGTATGTAAAATTAAAAAACACAAATAAGCAGTTGATAATTTCGCCGCCAATGAAAAACGAGCCAATTATAACTCCAACTTCGGCAAGCAAATTTATCAACATAAAGATAATCGACACCTTACAACCGAACACGACTTATAGTTTTAATTTTGGACAAAGTATTACCGACAACAACGAAGGAAACCCATACAACCAATTTAAATACATCTTCTCTACGGGAAGTTATATTGATTCTTTGGCTCTAGGCGGAAAAATAAAAGATGCTTACAACAAAGAAGCTGATTCATTTGTATCTGTGATGCTTTACGAAATAAACGACACCTTTAATGATTCTGTTGTTTATAAAGAAAACCCGCGATACATCACCAATACATTAGACAGTTTAAAAACGTTTAGATTAGAGAATTTAAAAGCCGGAAAATATCTTCTGGTTGCTTTAAAAGACAAAGGAAACAATAACAAATTTAATCCTAAAGATGATAAAATAGGTTTCATCAAACACCCTATTACCATTCCTAATGATACTATTTACGAATTGGAATTATTTAAAGAAACACTCCCTTTAAAAACATATAAACCTGCTCAAGTTTCTGGAAACAGATTAATAGTAGGATATGACGGAAAACAAGATTTCAAAAATTTGAGACCAAAAATCACATTGAAAAACAATGGTGAAATTATTCCTTCCATTGTTACTCAATTCCCTAAAAAGGATTCCTTACAAGTATGGTATAAACCTTTAAAAGCTGACTCCTTATCTATGGAGATAAGCAGAGGGTCTTACAACAAAAAATACACTTTTAAAGTAAAAGATCAAAAGAAAGATACTTTGAACATTACTGCATTACAAAGCGGAACATTACATTTTAGAGACCGATTTACATTAGAAAGTGCCACTCCTTTGGTACGCTTTGATGAATCTAAAATAAAATTAATAAATAAAGATTCTACTGCCGTTCCTTACAAAATAGAATACGATGATCTTAATCAAAAATTATTCTTTGACTTTAAAAAAGAACCATCCGAAAAGTATTCATTCACCTTTTTACCTGGAGCGTTAAATGATTTTTATGAAAAAACAAACGATACTCTAAAATATGTTTTAAGTACTAAAACTACTGCCGATTATGGAAATCTAACTCTTGACTTACAAAACGTAAAACGTTTTCCTATAATTATTGAATTAACAGACAAAAAAGGAGAAAAAATTCTTGCCAGTGATTATTCTGAAGGTAAAACTAAGTTTGAATTTAATCTTTTGGAGCCAAATGATTTTACACTTCGTGTTATTTATGATGACAATAAAAATAAACAATACGATCCGGGAAATTTCTTGGAGAAGAGATATGCTGAAGAGGTAAATTATTACCAAAAGGAAATAAAGGATGTTCGAGCAAATTGGGATTCTACTCACATTTTTGACCTAAGCATACCCTACAATCCTGATCTTGAGAAACAGGAAGAAAACAAGAAGAAAGCCGCCGATAAAAAGAAATAA